Proteins encoded in a region of the Veillonella parvula genome:
- a CDS encoding winged helix-turn-helix transcriptional regulator, with the protein MAEQLVNVHDLVGRCPFATSQKLLAGKWSLLIMHELSEGPVRFRELERRLHPITQATLTRALRQMEDDGLVHREVYGTIPPKVEYSLTEVGAGFKTVLASLENWGNQYIDYMKAAGRI; encoded by the coding sequence ATGGCAGAGCAACTTGTAAATGTTCATGATTTAGTGGGGCGGTGTCCTTTTGCAACGAGCCAAAAGTTATTGGCTGGTAAATGGTCTTTGTTGATTATGCATGAATTATCTGAAGGTCCTGTGCGCTTCCGTGAACTAGAGCGGAGATTACATCCAATTACACAAGCTACACTTACAAGAGCGTTGCGCCAAATGGAAGATGACGGCCTTGTACATCGTGAAGTATATGGAACCATTCCACCAAAGGTTGAATATAGCCTTACCGAAGTGGGAGCTGGTTTTAAAACTGTATTAGCTTCCCTTGAAAACTGGGGTAACCAATATATCGACTATATGAAAGCCGCTGGCCGCATCTAA
- the ygiD gene encoding 4,5-DOPA dioxygenase extradiol — MKRMPTLFVGHGSPMMALEHTETTNTFKRIGQNIINNYGKPKAILAISAHWYADGTYVQSTENPKQIYDMYGFPQELYEVVYPAKGDSNLTKEVQKLLGNSVSINDTWGIDHGMWTVLVHIFPDASIPVVQLSINKYLSPKEAYQLGTKLQSLRDEGYLIMGSGNIVHNLRRIEWDNPSGTSATIEFDQYISKAVLKNDIDAIVNYTRHPQASYAAPTPDHYLPLIYIMGASESTKPTVFNQTYSLGSLSMTGFIFEDEPQNIL, encoded by the coding sequence ATGAAACGCATGCCTACACTATTCGTCGGTCACGGCAGCCCTATGATGGCTTTAGAACATACAGAAACAACAAATACTTTCAAACGTATAGGACAAAATATAATCAACAACTATGGCAAACCAAAAGCCATACTCGCCATCTCTGCTCATTGGTATGCAGATGGCACCTATGTTCAAAGCACAGAGAATCCAAAACAAATTTACGATATGTATGGATTTCCGCAAGAACTCTACGAAGTTGTATATCCTGCAAAAGGTGACAGCAATTTAACGAAAGAAGTACAAAAATTACTGGGTAACTCCGTTTCTATAAATGACACTTGGGGCATCGATCACGGCATGTGGACCGTATTAGTTCACATATTTCCTGATGCATCGATTCCCGTTGTCCAACTATCTATCAATAAATACCTAAGCCCAAAAGAAGCCTATCAACTAGGAACAAAGCTTCAGTCATTACGCGATGAAGGCTATCTTATCATGGGCAGTGGTAATATCGTTCATAATCTAAGACGCATAGAATGGGATAATCCATCCGGCACCTCTGCCACAATTGAGTTTGACCAATATATTTCTAAGGCCGTCTTAAAAAACGATATAGATGCTATTGTTAATTACACTCGACATCCTCAGGCTAGCTATGCTGCACCTACACCAGATCACTATCTGCCATTAATCTATATTATGGGTGCTAGTGAAAGTACAAAACCGACTGTATTTAATCAAACCTATAGTTTGGGTTCCCTATCGATGACAGGATTTATCTTTGAGGATGAGCCTCAAAACATACTTTAA
- a CDS encoding glutathione peroxidase: MSVYQFSLPTKSGELQSLQTYEGKVLIIVNTASKCGFTHQYEGLEALYKQYKEQGLEIIAVPSNQFGEEEPGSNNEIQSFCKLNYGVTFTVMGKADVRDESALDLFKYMIREQPFQGFPPSDKTEMLTDYLNGIDPNYLKDDEVKWNFTKFVIDRKGNVVGRFEPVVKPMEMEAFIKKLI, from the coding sequence ATGTCTGTATATCAATTTTCCCTGCCTACTAAGTCTGGTGAATTACAATCCTTACAAACTTATGAAGGTAAGGTTCTTATCATTGTTAACACGGCAAGCAAATGTGGATTTACTCACCAATATGAGGGTCTAGAGGCTCTTTATAAGCAATATAAAGAGCAAGGATTAGAAATTATTGCTGTTCCTTCCAATCAATTTGGAGAGGAAGAACCTGGTTCTAATAACGAAATCCAATCTTTCTGCAAATTGAATTACGGTGTTACTTTTACCGTTATGGGGAAAGCAGATGTACGCGATGAAAGTGCATTAGACCTTTTCAAATACATGATACGAGAACAACCATTCCAAGGCTTCCCACCTAGTGATAAAACTGAAATGCTTACAGATTATCTCAATGGTATCGATCCTAATTATTTAAAGGACGATGAGGTAAAGTGGAACTTCACTAAGTTTGTTATAGATCGTAAAGGTAATGTGGTAGGGCGCTTCGAGCCTGTTGTAAAACCGATGGAAATGGAAGCTTTCATTAAAAAACTCATTTAG